The genomic DNA TCTAGTGCCACTTGGTGGGTGTTTCAATGTTTGCGTACAATTTGTTGGGTTTTGCGGAAGGCTCTCTCCTCCGTCCCATCCCACCTGAACAGTCCCTTACCACTAGAGCATTTGGATAGAATGGCCATTGGTTGTTTCAAGCCCTTGCAATTGGGCGCAAGATAGCCCAGTGCACCTATGTAGCTGGCCACTTGGTCTTTTGTGGTAGGAGTCTTCCATTTCTCAATGCTGTCAACTTTATGGGGGTCCATCCTGATGCCCTTTTTGTCTATCACATACCCAAGTAGTATGAGTTCTTGCGCAAAGAACTGCATCTTCTTTGGACTTATATAAAATTTCTTGCGTCAGAGTATGTCAGCTACTGTGCGTATATGTTTGACGTGTTCTTTGATTGTGTCTGAGAAGATCACAATGTCATCTAGGTATACGTACATGAACACACCAATATACAATTGGAATAGGTGGTTCATTAGGCTTTGGTAGGTGGCGCCCACATTACAGTCTCCTTGCTGCATGACCATGCTGACCATTGTTCCCAGTGGGGTGTGGAACAAGGTTTTTGGTACGTCCTCCGGCACTACTCTAATTTGTTTGTACGCGTCTTTGCCGTCAATCACAGAACGGAATTTCTTTTGGCTGACATTCAGTAATACGTCCTTGGGTGGAGGTAGGGGCAACGCTAGCTTCACCGTATTGTTGTTTTGCTCACGTTTGTCTAGTACAGTTTGTATGGCCACCAAGCCGTCACTGCTCTTCTTTGTTAATATGAGCATGGGGACCGCATTGCTCCCTGTGGTGAGTTCCCACCTTCCCGTTTGTAAGTATTCTCTAGCCTTTTTGTCAAATAGGGGTCTAAGTTTCTTGGCACACTTTGATGGTCTGAATTTGTAGATTTGGGTATCATTGATCAGCGGTATGCAATGGTTTATTTTACAAAACGGTGGTAAGGGTGTACTTGCTACAGACGGTGGGCACAAGTCTGAGCATTAGTTTCTCAACGCTGATTGTAGTTCTTCCATTCTTCCTTCTATTGCATCCGTTGATACGCTGTTTATGTGTAATATTTCAGCACCCTCCAGCGGTAGGCTTTTGTTTGATCCAATGACCACGCCCGTGGGGTTGAAACTTACGCTGACGCAGTGTTGGTATAGCCAAGGTGTGCCCAATATGGCGTCATATCCATCCAGGTTGCCAACATTGAAATCTCTCTCTTTGTtgattccctggtattgaagTCGAGCGCTAGCTCCGTAATTCACTGTGCTCTTCAAGCCCAAAATAGCTAACTGAAGTTGTAGTGGTTTGGTCAGTGTCACTCTGGTAATATGTAACTGATCCACTATTGTTGTTGATAGTATATCTGCCTGACTCCCCAAGTCAAGGAGAGCTTGAATTGTTTTGCCGTTTAACTTAGCACGCACTACTATAGTTTGGGGAACCAGTTGAGTGTTGTCTTTTACTTGAACCGCGTTTCTTTCAATAAACCCAACTGTTTCAGACTTTGTTTTGGCAGCATTTAATTGTACTGGTTTGTCATCTACCTTTACTGATGATATTCCCAGCGTATCCTTTGTCTGATAGAGTTGGTTGATTTCCTTGACTATCACAGACAACGCTCTGACTTTGGAATCCGTTCCCAGGGTGGCCGCATTTGCTCTTAGTCTGGTAGGTTTGGCAGAGTTTGCCTTGGTACAGTTACGGGCCATGTGTCCTACTTTGTGGCAGAGGTAGCACTGATCTTCAGCCCTATACCTCTCCTTCTGTTTGTTGGTGAGATTGCTTCTTGAGTTTCCTGTCTGTTGGCTGTTGATCGGTAgcttggatttcttccagTTGCTTGAGCGTTCTCGTTCCCGTGAGCTTTTGTTCTGGTGGTGGGTGTTTGATTGGGGGTTTTGTTGTGATTGTTTGTCTTTGCGGTTTTGTTTGCAATCCAGGCTACGcaattgttctcctttgtggCTGTCTTGCTTTACGTGTTCATTGACTTGGTTTCTACTCACGTTATAGGGCCTTTTGATATCTAGCGCGGCTGCTTTGAGCTGATCAAAGGTAGCATTGTTGGCGCAATATCCCTTCATTGCCCATTCCGCCCGGATGTGTCTAGCCGCACCGTCCCACGCCCTCTGGACATGTTGTAGGCCCATGATATCACTCAGTTGGGTCCTGTATAGCTCAAGGTTGGCAAAGAAATCTTGTACGCATCTTGCTCCTTGCCCAATGGACTCATACCTCTTCCGTAGCGTTTCTTTGAAATCAGGCGGGAAGCAGTACTTGTACATTAGCTTGTACACATCCTTGACTTCATATTGTACCCTCCCTAAGTTAGGTGCAATTTTGGCCATGTACCATCTGGCTGCCTTCCTGGATAGGAATCAACTAACGTTTTGAACGGCGGTCTCCCTAGAGATTCCAGTCTCGTATACCCCGTTATCATAGTCAAACACAAACTGTTTGTACTCTTCTAAATTTGGTTCTTCACCTTTGTAAGTCTTTGGAGCTTGGGCTTTGTAGCCCAATTGAGCTTGCTTGTTGGTTTTCTTCTTCAACTTTTTGTTTTCATTGATTAACCTTTTCAACAGCTTTCTGATTTTGTTGTTGTCCACGTTGGCAATCTTGGTTTCAGTATCACTTGATGAAGCTTCACTATCAGACCCATTGGACCCGTCGGAGTTGTCTGGGGGCGTTGTTCAATGGTTCCTCTTGGTCCTGCAAGCTCTTGTCTCGTTCACTTGGGGGCTCCAGATCCTGGGTGATTCTATCTTGGACTCGTTCTTAGCTGTTCTGGTGTTGCTTTGGTCTCCCCTTCCAGAGGTTACCTTGCCATATCTGGATTCAATATACCCGCCGCTCCTAAACCCGTCTGGTACGTACTCTGATTGGTGAACGCTTGTAATTCTTGATGACTGGCGGCGTTCAGACTCATTGATATCTGATTTAACCGGTTCAATTTCATCAATTGCTACCCCCAAGCTGCATCTGGGGCGGGTTTTTCTGGTGGGTTCTTTGCCCTTACCCTTCCTCAAGACATCTAGTACATCACTTTCCTCCTTGTCTGACGATATTACAACATATCTAGGTGCGTCTTTGTCAACTATTTCCTCTACGGTCACTCTCGGGGATTGTTGGGATCCGGACGGTCCTGCTCCTGATGTCTGGCTTGGGACTTGTGATTCCGCAAACATTTGTGCACGTTCCAGGGCTTGTAGCTTGAGTACGGTTGCTTTGTATTCCTCATTGTCCAGTACGTAGTCGTCATTCACCTCACAGATTATTGCGCTGACTCTTACGTTTTCCCCTTTGGAGGCGTTTCTATACTTGCTAGTTTGTTCTGTCTCTGATACCAAAAGGTAGTCTGACCT from Rhizoctonia solani chromosome 16, complete sequence includes the following:
- a CDS encoding Pol polyprotein/retrotransposon — encoded protein: MEARKGADACKEADAPESEREDSPKDTQEATHTALGGSASPDAAQSEPCALKSPKTPTGRDTGLGLEFDQSGATIFVTARTSRVLEDRSEDKESAGLEPQYIVLNKSPSNNRAMEQSHVRQETGETQRVSWFDKMRKADVALETGRDLPELNIEWYRDHWSRSDYLLVSETEQTSKYRNASKGENVRVSAIICEVNDDYVLDNEEYKATVLKLQALERAQMFAESQVPSQTSGAGPSGSQQSPRVTVEEIVDKDAPRYVVISSDKEESDVLDVLRKGKGKEPTRKTRPRCSLGVAIDEIEPVKSDINESERRQSSRITSVHQSEYVPDGFRSGGYIESRYGKDLEPPSERDKSLQDQEEPLNNAPRQLRRVQWIANVDNNKIRKLLKRLINENKKLKKKTNKQAQLGYKAQAPKTYKGEEPNLEEYKQFVFDYDNGVYETGISRETAVQNVRRVQYEVKDVYKLMYKYCFPPDFKETLRKRYESIGQGARCVQDFFANLELYRTQLSDIMGLQHVQRAWDGAARHIRAEWAMKGYCANNATFDQLKAAALDIKRPYNVSRNQVNEHVKQDSHKGEQLRSLDCKQNRKDKQSQQNPQSNTHHQNKSSRERERSSNWKKSKLPINSQQTGNSRSNLTNKQKERYRAEDQCYLCHKVGHMARNCTKANSAKPTRLRANAATLGTDSKVRALSVIVKEINQLYQTKDTLGISSVKVDDKPVQLNAAKTKSETVGFIERNAVQVKDNTQLVPQTIVVRAKLNGKTIQALLDLGSQADILSTTIVDQLHITRVTLTKPLQLQLAILGLKSTVNYGASARLQYQGINKERDFNVGNLDGYDAILGTPWLYQHCVSRINGCNRRKNGRTTISVEKLMLRLVPTVCSKYTLTTVLPSKCAKKLRPLFDKKAREYLQTGRWELTTGSNAVPMLILTKKSSDGLVAIQTVLDKREQNNNTVKLALPLPPPKDVLLNVSQKKFRSVIDGKDAYKQIRVVPEDVPKTLFHTPLGTMVSMVMQQGDCNVGATYQSLMNHLFQLYIGVFIPKKMQFFAQELILLGYVIDKKGIRMDPHKVDSIEKWKTPTTKDQVASYIGALGYLAPNCKGLKQPMAILSKCSSGKGLFRWDGTEERAFRKTQQIVRKH